The window ATGGAGGGTTAGGTACACCAAATAATTCTAATTTACAAAAGTTTATTGCTAACTTTGCAAAAATATTTGAAGGAGCAAAACGATCATATAGAGCAAATACCTGAAGTACTCCCCGTGATCAAATGGGTGGATATTGACAAGTATTCACAACagccttggaagccaagtgcatcacctttcccaattcccaaaaagtttAAAATTCCTGTTATTCTTGaatatgatggaacaactgaAACTGACCCTCGAGATCACATAATTGCATTCACTATCAGCGTGAAAGGCAACGATTTAACCAAGCAGTAAATCGAATCGGTTTTGGTTAAAAGGTTTGGTGAAGCACCCACAAAAGGAGTGTTaatatggtattctcttttacctgaaaattctattgaTTTTTCTGCTGTACTTGCAAattcatttataaaagcacattcgggagctcaaAAGGTTGAAAAAGGGATGGAAGACATCTTTAAGGTTAAATTAGAGAGTACAAAATTGCTCATGGAATTCGTAGATAGATCCCAGCGGGAGAGGATGATGTTTCCTCGAGTACCTGATAACTGAGTGGCTATGGCATTCGCGAGCAATTTGAAcgagaaaagttcagaagccacAAGGAAGTTGAAATAAAGTTTGCGAAAATTTCCTACAACTTCTTAGAATGATGTGTACAATAGGTACAGTACGAAGATGTGGATGGAAGAAGATACGGTCACACACCCAAGGGCCGATGAAAGACCAGGTTCGAGACATTCAGAATTAGAGAGAAGGCCCAGCAAAAACAGGTACGAGTCGTACATGGGACCTGCAGGGCGAGACTCTCGATCTAAACAGAAGAATGTGCGATTTGATTCAAGATCAAGGCAAAAAGATGTGAGTTCTTCATACAGGTTAAAAAGGAGCGGGATGTCCGAAGCAGTGATTCCAATCCGTAGGCAAGAATAGGGGATTACTACTTTAACATCAGCACCTCCGAATTAGTGGTTGTTTTAAGAGGTATGGGGGATAAAGTGCGATGGCCAAAAGAAATAAGATCAGTTCCAAGCAAAAGAAATCAAGATttctggtgcgagtttcataataaCCATGGCCACATAACAACAGATTGTAGGATTTTGCAAGGAGATGTCGAACATTTATTGAAGCAGGGCTATCTTACTGATCTGTTCAGTAAGAAAGGAAGACAATCATACATGAAGAACATACAGGAACTCCAAAAACCTACATCACCAAATAGAACAGTCAACATTATAATTAGAGGAGATGAGGTCAATGGAGTAACATATACAGTTGCGAAAAAGACATCAAATATCACAGTCACTCACGGAAAGCGAGTTCACCAAGTCTTGGATGGCGACAATATAACATTTAATGATGAAGGCGCAAACGACTTGTGattcctcacaacgatgcactggaaATATCTTTACTCATATATTATACTAATGTAAAaagagttttgattgatccaggtagctcagtgAACATCATTTTACTGAGAGTGGtaatgaaatgcaagctaatgaTAAGGTCATACCAAAAGCACGGTCCTTGTCTGGGTTTGATAATTCAAGTGTTATTACGAAATGAAAAGTTGTACTTACCAGATTTGCAGAAGGGgtcgtcaaagatacaaagttccaggtgATAGACGCAGACATGGCCTATAatataattttgggaagaccatggattcatgatatggaCGTTGTCCCATCCACattgcatcaagttatcaaatttcctTCACAATGGGGAATCCGTCAAATCCGTGGAGATCAACAAGTTTAATGAAGTATTAACTCAGTGGTGATCGCGAGCACGATCGCCAATGATGCAGATACgaaatagcaattacagaattCAGTTGAGGACACTGCTGCAAAAACCTCACTGAAGACACACAAGGATAGAGTGATGTCGATTCAAGACCCGATGTGTTTCAATAGCCagaggaaaacaaaaatattaaaacaactaCTGAGGAGCTCAAAGCTATAATATTATTTGTCCACTAGCCAGACAGAAAAGTTTACACCAGAGCAAATTTGAGCCTagaaatgaaaggtaagttaattgaatttttacgtGCTAATGCAGATTGCTTTGCTTTGTTGCACTctgatatgacaggtatacctcTAGAGGTGATGACTCACAAGCCAAATATGAATCCATTACACCCATCTATCaagcagaagaagaggaagaaaaggtCCTTCAAAAATCAAGTGATCCAGGATGAGATACAAAAGCTTTTAATAATTGGTTCAATATGAGAGGAGGAAGAAAGGGTCCTTCAAAAATCAAGTGATCCAGGATGAGATACAAAAGCTTTTAATAATTGGTTCAATatgagaggtaaagtatcctgactggttagctaatactgtgatggttccaaaaaagaatggaaaatggCGAGTTTGAgtagattatactgatttaaataaggcttgtcctaaagattcattttttaccgcatatagatcgGTTAATTGATTATACtgcaggtcatgaacttttaattttttttagatgcatattaaGGATATAATCAAATAAAATGGACCCTCTAGATGAAAGAAAAACTTCGTATGTCACAGATAGGGGGACTATTGTTACAAAGTCATAccatttggcttgaaaaatgctggagtcacatatcaaagattggtgactaaaatatttcaaacatATGGGAAAAATAATGAAAGTCTACATAGACGGTATGTTGGTCAAGTCAACACAGACAGGGGATCATTTTCAACACTTGTCAGACACCTTTGAGATTCTCTGCAAGTATAATATGAAGTTAAACCCGGAAAAAGGTGTTTTTGGCATGGCTTCAGGTAAGCTTTTaggttttcttatttcttatagaggtattgaagtgaatcccacACAGATCAAAGTTATTGAAGAGATACCAGATATATTCACGAGCAAGAAAGAAGCGCAGGGATTAATAGGCATGATAGCAGCTCTGGGGAGATTTATATCAAAGTCATCATAAAAAAGTGTTAAATTCTTTTCAGCGCTGAAAAAACAAAATCAGTTTGAATGGACTGACGAGTGCCAACAAGCTCTTAAGGACCTAAAGTCATATCTATCAAATCTGCCTTTGTTATCCAAATCAAAAGACGGTGAAAGATTGCTCATTTACCTCGTTATGTCAAAAGAAGCGGTAAGTGCGATGTTGGTACGAGAAGATAAAGGTAAATAATCctctatttattatgttagtaagtcTTTACTAGATGCTGAGACACAGTATCCATACCTTAAAAAGCTTGCTTTAGCATTAATTATGTCATCTGGGAAGTTACGACCTTACTTTCAATATTATCTTATTTCTGTTATAACTGCTTTTCCCCTAAGAAACATACTGCATAAACATGAATTATCAGGTAGATTAGCTAAATGGTCAATAGAACTTAGTGAGTATGATATCATATATCAGCCTAGAACTGCAATAAAATTGCAGGTGTTAGCAAATTTTGTAGCGAATTTTAACACGAATTTAGTTCCTGAGACAGAGAAGGAACTACTGGTGTATACCAGAGCTAATCTGTGGACTTGGACTCTATTTACTGATGGTTCCTCAAATGTTAAAGGAGCACGTTTAGGAATTATTTTAATTCTACCTTCAGGTGAAATCATAAGACAAGCAATAAAATATTATCCAATCACTAACAATGAGACAGAGTATGAAGTTGTGATTGTAGGCTtggaattggcacgagaacttggTATCAAACAAATAGTGATCAAAAGTGACTCGCAGCTGGTGGTTAATCAAATGCATGGGACTTACGTAGCAAGAGAGACACGAATGCAGCAATACCTAAAAAAGGTACAAGAATTGCTCAGACAATTTCAGACATGGAAAGTCGTACAAATACCCAAGGAGGAAAATGCATAAGCAGACGCACTGACAAACCTCGCGTCTGTCGCAGATGtaacaaatgcaaaaaatgccATAGTTATACATTTGTTTCATTTAACACTCGAtcaaaccaagagtgaggtaaattttaataatttaacttgggattggaggaacgaattCATGAACTTTTTGCAGTATGGTATCTTGCTTGAAGATAAGAAGAAATCACAATTGCTACAGCTGAAAGCTACCTGGTACTGCTTAATTCGTGGAATTTATATCGTAAAATATTTGATAGATCTTTAGCACGATGCCTCGGACTATTACAGAGGAGTACATGAGGAGAATTGTGGCAATCATGCCGGGGGAATATCGTTGGTGAAAAAATtaataagggcaggatattattggccaaaaatagaagaagaaacagaagACTTTGTAGCCAGGTGCGATAAATGTCAACGATATGCCAGTAATATGCACCGACCGGCAGAGCTGTTACATTCAATTATTTcaccatggcccttcatgaaatggggcATGGACATCATAAGGCCGTTGCctcaagctaaaggaaagttaCAATTTTGGTTAGTTTTAACagattatttctcaaaatgggtagaTACAAGTGCTTTTAAATAGGTGTtagaaaaagaagttagaaaTATTGTTTGCTTTTAataaggacggtgtctatttcagacaaccagttcgggttcatgccgggacgatctaccacagaagctatccaccttattaggaggatggtggaacaatacagggataagaagaaggatctccacatggtatttatcgatctagagaaagcgtacgacagggttcctagggaggtcttatggagatgcttagaggctaaaggggtcccggttgcctacattagggcgattaaggacatgtatgatggagctaagactcgggttaggacagcagaaggcgattcagattattttccggttattacggggttgcaccaagggtctgcgttcagccctttcctatttgccctggtgatggatgctatgACGCATCATATTCAGGGgaaggtgccatggtgcatgctatttgctgatgacatagtcctaatcgacgagacacgacgcggcgtcagcgagaggttagaggtttggagacatacccttgagtccaaaggtttcagattgagcaggacgaagacggaataccttgagtgcaaatttggggcagaaCCGACGGAAgagggagtggaagtgaggcttgattctcaagtcatccctaagaggggtagtttcaagtacctggggtcgtttattcaggggtccggggagatcgacgaggatgtcacacaccatataggggtggggtggatgaaatggaggttagcgacgggagtcctgtatgacaagaaagtgcctatgttactgaaaggtaaattttatagggcagtggttaggcctgctatgttgtatggaaccgagtgttggccggtgaagatctcacacatccaaaggatgaaagttgcagagatgaggatgttgaggtggatgtgcgggcatacaaggaaggataagattagaaatgaagatattcgagataaggtgggtgtggcccccatggaggacaagatgcgggaagtaagactcagatggttcgggcacattcagaggaggaacactgatgcaccggtgagaaggtgtgaacgactggaggtggtgggtacgagaagaggtagagggagacctaagaagtattggggagaggtgatcaggcaggatatggcgcggCTTAaggttactgaggacatggccctaaacagggaattgtggagatcgagcattaaggttgtaggttagggaaaattgtgatgtcttttttacagcacactagagtgagactagttagttaggaattagtcttaggatgctattgatcaactactgatgatgggatTTATCTTCTGTGTATTAATACCCTACatattctcgtatttcctatatctcttatattgttgttactttgtttttatgctatttatgttatgttatgtattttatggtgttttattatgagtctattgatagtactaatatagtgtctcttgttgcctctttgatCCAAGGGTCTCCTGAAAACAACCtttctgcccctcggggtagaggtaaggtctgcgtacatattaccctccccagaccccacttgtgggattacactgggttgttgttgttgaaatattatatgccgatttggagttccaaaggagattgtatgtgataatggcccaCAATTCATAAGCGCAAAAATAATAGAATTCTTCCAAAGTAGGCAGATTAAACGAATTACATCCACACCTTATCACCATGCGGCCAACGGACAAGCTGAATCGACAAATAAAGTTATTATCAACAACTTAATGAAGATATTAGAAGAatcaaaaggcaaatggcccgaggTATTACCAGGGGTGCTATGGGCTTACCGCACAACAACAAAAACTAGTACGGGTAAGACTCCATTTTCACTTGTATACAAAGCAGAAGTTTTACTTTCAGTGGAGATAGGTGAACCAAGTATGAGGTACATGCATGCCACTGAAGAGGCAAATGGGGAAGAGCTACGAGTAAATTTGGATTTTCTAGAAGAAAGGAAGGAAGTACCATTTATTCGAATGACAGCTCAAAAACAAATgattgaacgatattacaacaGGAAAGCAAATTTGAGGTACTTCAAAATTGAGGACTTCGTCCTCAAAAAGGTGTTCTGGTCAACAAAAGCGGCAAATGCAGGAAAATTGCATCCAAATTGGGAAGGCCCATATAGGGTTTGAGGCATCGctggaaaaggagcatacgagttggaaacCATGGATGACAAGATATTACCATCGAACTGGAATGCAGTCCATTTGAAAAAGTATTACTTCTAAGCGAGGATAATACCCACGACCAGGTATAAGTTcgattttattttgttcttttgaattttactaaccattttagatgataggcaaaaagctatcccataccaaatgatgatattaaaaTTGAAAGACACGCAGAATACTAAATTATTTCCGGTCTAGGCTACAACTTCTCTGATGGGAAAAGGGTTATGCAGTCATCCTCTAAGAAATTATCTCCATGtcccgtttatatttttctttttagtggaaGGACCAAAATAAAGGAGTTGATCCAGtgttcgagatttcatacttcaaagctccaacacTAGGGGTACTATGCCTATAGAATGTTACACAAGGAAGGAAAAGGAACCAAGGGCATAGTTCAGCCTGAATAAAAAACCTTGAAGAAATCCTTGAAATTTTTCAAAGGAGTTCGAACTCGCAAAAGGAATGCAAGATATTCCCACGAGTTTCTAGATTAAGGCCAAAAATTTAGTCACAGGAAAATAGACCCAAATTTGTAAACCTGCTACAATGAAAGTAGTTATGAAAGTGTTGTATGAACAGTTATGAAAAtgatataaaaaatttatttatttgaaagttcaaaacatAAAACTTCCTTAGATTATTTCTCATTTCATATCTAATTCATGTTTCATATATTTGcaccaatatgaagatgagacTTCATCTTCATCAGTGTCGTTAATATAAAAGGGCCATCTTTTATAAAAATTCGTGTATATCAAAGTTATGGTCTTGCACTAAAAAAAATTTAGTGCAAGAGTAAGCTCAAAAATTAAAAGGGCAGAAATAAGAGTATGCGGCAAAAATAATAAAGATATTATATCATAACCCCAAAGAATAGGGGCGGTATTTATATCATAACCCCAAAAAAAGAAGGGGCAGCAAAACTTTCCAAAAAGTTGTCCAAAAAACACAAGGGAGCTCCAAACAAAAACCAACAAACAAAAACTTACAACAAAAAAAAGTCTAGATAAGGGAAAAGCTAAGGAGCATCATCAACGGGAGAAGAAGGATCGACTTACGGAGAAGAGGGTTGAACATCAGCTTCACCAGGAGCAATTCCATCTCCATCACCCTTAGAACCTTCGTCTTCAGGTGTGAAAAAGCTTTGACATCGCTAAGTCTGTTCAATTATTTCTTTGGCCTTAGCAATCTCAGCGTTAAGGTCAAAACCTTCCTGGTTGGCTTTAGTTAAAGTCTCGAGGCGAGTGTTCAAAAAAGCCCAGCAAACATCCAATGATGACTTATCCTCGAGGGCTTCATAATTCTTCTCCCACTGATCAATTTCGGCTCTCAACTCTTCCTTTTCTGCTTTCGAGGCTTCATAAGTTGTCTTCAAAGGATTAAGAGCACTTTCAAGTGACTGAATTTTATCTACAGAGGCACTGAGATCTTCCTGAGCTTGGGTAAGCGTCTGAACCAATTCACCCGCGTAAACCTCTTTTTGATTAAGGAGCTCTTTCAAACTCCTTATCTCTTCAGTAGCCTTGGAAAGTTGTTCAGAAAAAGAGGATTCCAGTCTATCCTTATCCTTCTCAACTTGACTAGAAGAAGCTTTTTCAACCGCTAACTCAGCGAAAATTATTCTCATTTGCTGTTCCAAAGCTCCTTTCTCCTCTGCAAGAACGTCCTTTTCCAATTGAAGACCTTCAAATTATTCTCTCCAGTTATCAGCCTCAGTACGCAATTCAATTAGTTGCTGGTTAGTCTGAAAGACCCTTTTCATAAGCTCAGTGTCTATCAAATTAATCTACAAAAAGGTAGAAGAAGGAAAGTTATGAATGAGGAAAAGGAAGGAAGAaaatgtaagtaaacttttaccTTAAGAGAAGAATGAAAAATGTCATTCATTAAGGTCAAGGAATTGTGaccctccatcttcttcttctccacggGTCCTAACAATGGCTTCAACCACACATCAGCTTGTCTAGACTTCCTCAATAAATTTTTCCCTCAGGGACCTCAATTACAACTTTTCTCATTTCTCGCCTGTTGCTAGAAGGCTCAGCTTCTACATGAGGAATAACAGCAGGAGCAATAATTGAAGTAACACCAGGTAAAGACATATAGGGGTTAACAGTAGATAAAACTAGAAGGGAAGCAAGAGGTAGTTCTTCATAAATAGGCCCGAGGCCTTCTTCGACCTCAAAGCCATGGGCGAATAACCTTTTAACAAGACTTGGGAGGGGATTATCTGAGTTAACAACGTCTTCATCACAGATTTCTATAGGGGCATTCTCTGGTTCATCAATAAGTCTGAAGAGAATCGAACTTGATGGGAAATCATGAGAAATATGGGTTTCATCATCTGAAACCACGCGTCTTCTAACACGTAGTTTTCTCACGAAAGAAGCTTCTTCTACATCCTTTTCATCATCAGACCCACGAGCTTCAATAGTTTTTCTCTTGGAAGAAGAAGCACTCAAAATTCGTTCTTGAGCAAGACTTACAGAAAGCCTAGTTGATGGAACAGATGCGTGACTAATTCCATGAATAGCAAACCCTTATAAAAAAGGGATGATGAAAAATATATACATGAACAAGTAAAAGAAGGAGAAGAACTACAAGGATGAAGAGTACCGTGACTCTTCACTTTCCACCAAATTTTTGTGAAAGAAACTTCCAAGATCTTTTGTCCATAGGAGCAGCAGTCAACATTTTTCTACCCAAGCACAGAAGTCAAGAATTTCTTCAAAAActtccatggttgctgaaaaaatGAATATGTGATTACATGAAGGAACTCAAGGTATCAAATAGAGAAAGAAAAACTTACATGCAAAGTTCCATTtttctggaaaagacatgttttCTTCACCCACTAACCCACTAGTGGGGGAAGCAAGAAAATAGGCGTACCAGCCACGGCCACGGTTATCCTCGGGGCAAACTAAAACCCTTTTGCTTCTAGCCACGAGGGAAAAGACTCTTTCACGAAACATCTTGGGAGAGTAAAGGTGAAGTATGTGACGGAAGGTAAAAGGAGTGGAAACTAAAGCCGACAAATAGCGAAAGGCACGCCATTTCCCTCCACACAATAGGACCAATCTGGCCAAGGCAAACATTAAAATAGCGACAAAACTCGATGATCATTGGGTCAATGGGGGCTTAAACCCTAAAGTAAAAGGGTAGGTATACACGAAAGAAAATCTAGCATGGTAAGAGGTGATTCTTTGGTTGGCACCGGGAATCAAAACTAGGAAATCTGATTTCCAATGAAATTCTCGTCGAACTAAAGAAAGAAGACCAGGAATAATCAAACTTGGGTAAAGTTCAGCAGGGCTAAGGGAAGCTATAGAAGAAACTTGATTCTTCGTGGTCTCATGATCTGTTACAAAAGAAAACTCTTGAGGAACCATCTCAAAATATGTAGGCTTACTCATGGGTTTATTCTGGTCCCTATTTTTAGAAGAAGATCAAGGGGTCAAAGGAGCCCTAGGTCTAAAAGAAGATGGTCTGGCAGAGCTGCTTTGATAAGTAAAACTCGAGTAGATAACGAACCAAGGCTGCAGTCTACCACCTCTCCTACTCCTAGTAGGGGCAGCAGAAGGAACAAGCTCATCGACGATCACAACTCTGCGAGGGTCTGGTGTTGAAGAAGACATGGTTAGAAAACAAAACACAGAGGAAAAGATACAAAACTGAGAAGCAGGGGTAAGATGATAGACACAGAGAAGAAGGTTTCAAGAAATCAAAGAGGATGAAGTATTTATAAGGAGATACCATCGTCGTCAAAATTGGTCATTATGATGCGTCATAATAGAACCTTCACTTCTTGACTCACACAGTCGCAGAAAAAACCCTTTAAAACCAATGAGAAACTACAGAACCAATCATGTGAAGCCACGTGGCATGAGCATTAAATGAATGTGACTTGCGCCACATTGATTTTAAGGAGGGCATAATGATACTCGAGAAACGGCGGCAGAGAATTCCTGCTATAAATACTTACCACTTCCCGGATATTTAGTTCTGAATATTCAGAAAGTAGGGTGACTATTTGTATTGGTGGAAAAAAGATATGACACGTGGATTAAGGATGACATATATGGTACATGGAACATTGGTATAATGACAAGTGGCGTTCTTAATTAGATGAATTAAAGAATGCGAAAAAGGCACGGGAGAAACACCCAGGAAGTTATACTGAGGAAAAAGCCGGACCTGACATCTGTAAAAGGAGAAACAGGAACGAGATGAATAAAGGCTGTAAAGAAGGGAAGATACACGAACTTGCCATAAATAAGGAAGGGGAATCATCATAGTTACAAAGAATCTTTAATCATAAATATTTCCGTTACGGTTGTATATGGTACGGGCAATGAAAGCAATTAATACCATTATTAAGCCCGAATTAAGTAAGGGAACCGTTATAATTGCACGCTCCTATATAAGGACTGAAATCTCATTTGTAAGGACATCAGacaattatttaaatttatgcaatcattctttactttattctcaaagttctaaATCGTAATTTTGAGAGTGATTACTAGTCTATTTCATATTTTCGTTATCAATTATTTCCATTCCTTGATTTATTCTTCAAATTGTAGATAAAGTGAAGTAAATCTTGGTTATGAGTAACCCGATTTCTTCTAAATATTGACTTTGACCGAGAATtctatttttgggttaaacaacaACCATCCTTAAGATGAATATCCATTTGGGACAATTAAAAATTGTTACACACCAATCTCCTCCTAAATACCTTATTAAATGTCCCTCTCAGTCTTTGGTACATCTTCGTGATAGAAAATTTTTCCGTACATCATCTTGAGTGAACCAAGCTTCCTCAAAGTACTGGATTTCAATATCTTTCTCACCAATTAAGATGCTTGTGGTGGATTTACTTCCTATACAGACTTTCATTTTATATAATAGATGCGGATATATTGGACCGTAGTTTGCCTTTTTTTAATAAAGGTTTCAGTATTGCACCAATGTTTGCTAATTGCAGCTTTATTCTGGATTCCAATATCAACCACATTTAAACCTCTAATTAATTTGGGTCAACAAATCTTATGCCAAGCGCGATAGACATTCTTTAAATTTTCTAATTTTCCATAATCTTtatttgttctttttttcttcttattctgcTTACGATTAACTTTTACGTCATTTTTGCTTGTCACCAaaatcttcttttattttgttacTTCTATAATATGGgaatttttaggaaaataaatgtCAAAAATTATGTCAAATCGAGAACAAGGAATATAATTAGTTGCAGCCCAAGATACATTTGCACAAACTCATTGGTAGAAAGGATTGGCTCTTCGTGTTCTTGCAACCCATCATTTTTGGAACTGAATATGAAATATTAGCCTTAAATGAATTTCAATGTGGGTGTAGCTTCTGGCCCATAGGTATAATCTAGTGTCCTCATTCTCATGTAAGTCACTTATCAGGCTTTGAATGGTCAAACTTATTGACCTAAATAAAGAAAACTTTGAGACAATAAAATGTTCAAAAAAAATCTTCAATATGCATGTGTTTCtcatgaaagaaaaaaaaggtacaTGTCATGACtcaaatcccaacctgtcgtgatggcacctatcgtggtactaCGCTAGCCGACATTTCTAAAACTTAACAGAAAATGAATAATAGCAGTTTTAAATGACAAAATTTTCATATACAAggtaaaaaacaaaaatacaaatgcCGAAAATAACTCCCAAATCGGGGTATCACTAAGCTCATGaacatctatacatcacaagtctggaaaaGAAATGTTTATGAAAGTCTGGATCTAAGTACAATAAAGGAAAAGATAGGGAAAGACAAACAAAGACTGCGAATACCGagcaactacctcgtagtctccaaagATCAGTCGTGCAAACGatcaacacccaccgtgtccAGAAAAACCTGGATCTCACACGaaatgcagggtgtagcgtgagtacaaccaattcagtaagtaacaatactaaataaagaactgaaagatagtgacaggctacacagttatagttcaatttcAGCAGTCTCAACAaaagaaagtaggcatgctttcaactccggcaatttaagtcaaatcaatttatacaagtcaagttcaagtaaaaacCGGATAATATATCTCTCAGTGCAATGAAAGCAAATACAGCCTCTCAGGATAACAGTCACTCAGACTTTCTCAATagctcatcactcggcactcagccctcaatactcgaactcaataggtacctgcactcactgggggtatacagaatttggagggactcctacagcccaagcgctatatctgtaggataactcacgtgctgtacggataACTTACGTGCTATCGTATCATATCAGGATccgcatagacaactcacgtgatacagtataaatatctggatctgcacggacaacccACGTGTTATGTATCAATATATCACAATCAGGTCCTCGGCctaactcagtcatcaacctctttAGTCTCACGGCCTCTCAATAATAATGGAAATCAGCCCAAAATAGAAATGATATAACATATCAACAAGGAATAACAGAGACTTGAGGTAAGATATGCAAGTAAGACTACGACTGAGTAAAAGTAGCAATTAGCAAGTACTTCAACAAGTATCAcggcctctgtgggtccctacagtaccaacacatagcctaaacatgatttacagtcaaatttctataacacattgagagcatatagctaacaacaagttattcaactttatagttctacgaaatggaccaagtcacaactcccacgatgcacgcccacacgcccgtcacctaacatgtacgtcacctccaaaaca of the Nicotiana tabacum cultivar K326 chromosome 7, ASM71507v2, whole genome shotgun sequence genome contains:
- the LOC142162245 gene encoding uncharacterized protein LOC142162245, with amino-acid sequence MKVYIDGMLVKSTQTGDHFQHLSDTFEILCKYNMKLNPEKGVFGMASALKKQNQFEWTDECQQALKDLKSYLSNLPLLSKSKDGERLLIYLVMSKEAYPYLKKLALALIMSSGKLRPYFQYYLISVITAFPLRNILHKHELSGRLAKWSIELSEYDIIYQPRTAIKLQVLANFVANFNTNLVPETEKELLVYTRANLWTWTLFTDGSSNVKGARLGIILILPSGEIIRQAIKYYPITNNETEYEVVIVGLELARELGIKQIVIKSDSQLVVNQMHGTYVARETRMQQYLKKVQELLRQFQTWKVVQIPKEENA
- the LOC142162246 gene encoding uncharacterized protein LOC142162246; this encodes MKILEESKGKWPEVLPGVLWAYRTTTKTSTGKTPFSLVYKAEVLLSVEIGEPSMRYMHATEEANGEELRVNLDFLEERKEVPFIRMTAQKQMIERYYNRKANLRYFKIEDFVLKKVFWSTKAANAGKLHPNWEGPYRV